A segment of the Carya illinoinensis cultivar Pawnee chromosome 1, C.illinoinensisPawnee_v1, whole genome shotgun sequence genome:
CCGGCCTCATTAGTCATGATAAGTATTAAGACTCTGGCCGGTCATTGTTCGTTTTGTAGTTGATGCCTGAAGAGGTTTGGTTGTCCCATATTCAATGTCTAATCTGGAGCTCCCATGCATGCATCCTCTGATTGTCCCCAACCCAACCTGCTTAATGGTTCTTTATTTAATCGTAGAAAACCCACATCTAATTAAATGCTGAGATTTTAAAACCTTTCAGAAGTTtggattaaattaaaaaaaaaaaaaagtgatgatCATGAGTTAATATTCGCACAGAGAAGCCAAAATGATGTGGCCTAATTGGCATTAACCTAGCTTTTAAAATAGAGGTCTAGAATTTGAAACCCCATCcgaaatgtgtatatatatatatatatatgttcgcACGGAGAAACCAAATTAAATCACCATAGAATTTCCCAATTCCATTTATGTACACAAAGCAGAGACAACAAGTGCAATAAGATCCTACAAACAGGtatcaaattaattaaacatCCAACCTAGAAAATAACTAAAGGAGAGAAagcacgtacgtacgtaattaAAAACAATTCTCTCGATCTACTTGTAAGGATGGATAATATATCCTTGCCTATTAGCCATGATCTCCTGACCCCTTTCGATCCATTGATCTGCTCATGCTTGATTTTCTACTCTCAATCCCATTCGTTGATGGTGATTTCGATATCCAGAACGCACTCTTTAATCCATTTATCAGCCTCCTCCGAATATTCTTTGGTGTCGACCCAACATTATTACAAGAGCCCTTATCCCAGGATGAAGACCCTCCTACTGCTTTTTCTCCTGATCTCACATGGCACCGTAAGCTGGCCGAAGAAGCAGATCCTCTATCACCTCTTTCTATCTTATTCTCCGAACCATAGTGGAAACTCGAAGACCGACCTGACCCCATTAAAATGCTTCTCTGCAATATTTCAGGCTCATTCAAGAGCTTCTTCATGACGTTTAGCTCTTTCTCCAGGCTCTGTATGCGAGAGCTCGTGGCATCCATTGCGGCCTTAAGATGGGCTGCCTGGCGAAGCGCCGCCTCACGCTGAAGAATCGCTCCGAGGGTTATGGGGCCGTCGTCTTTGCTGCTGCTCCTGGTCCGTTGCCTGCAAGGTTGGATGTGGTCCGCGGCAGTGCTGGAGATCAAAATGGAGCGCCGGGTGTTGAGCTGCTCCATCAACATGGCTCGGACTATGAATCTAAGTGGCATTATAGGGTTTTGCACTGCCTCTAAGAGGAGTTGGGGTGAGAGCTTGTTACAATCAATGGAGTTGCATATTTGGGCTTGCAGGTCATCCGAAATCTTGCCACTGTATCCCTGGTGTATGTAAAATGAATAAggagaaatatttttcttttcttatataCAAAAAGGTTACCAAAATAcagaaaatattgttaaaaaaagagagaacttCTATTGATTAAGAGGTCAATCGTTTAGACTAAGAAACATTATCAACTTATttaatctcatcattataatttttttaaattttcacgtaaaatataataaataattcaaaatttttaaattttaaaacaataataatattctaataatattttatttaacttttaatttttatctaaaattattttatcacgCCACACTATccaaataatattgaactctACATTGAAGTAATTTGGAGATGCAGATAATAGTTGGCTTTATGGTATTTTTGGAGCAATTAAGATGGCAGTGATGTGAGTGATATATACATCCAGTTTGTtcccattaaaaaaacaaattatgaaaaaaatataacaagtaTCAATTTGACTCAAACGAAATACATCATGATCAATTCTCTTATTATTAATCACTAGAGAGGTTGATTTAGtagtaaaattgaaaagtatttatgtttgagtattatttagatgttgagatataatgagatgagatgaaatgggttgagatcatctcaacatccaaacaagaCCTTAGAGTCTTCATgaagaatatcaaaaatatcagaTCATCAAAAATATCATGTCCAAACTCTAagattatcaaaaaatttaatattatccatGTGAAACTCCTAGATTTAGATCAATATTATGGCACATACTTTCtggaataatttaaaaaaaaaaaggatcaaaACTTTTATCATGCTAGCAAAGCAAGCCCATTACtcctttttgatgttatataTGTCAACAAGTGCTACTTCAAAgacaaagaaattttataaaaataaatctgtaagatattatatatactagattttatacaatatattaaatctattttataataaaaataatttttataatttaatatattacatcaCAATATGTTaggttatatatttatttttatgatatctttttataattaaaatatttatgggaTTAGGCTATGCATGTCTTGCCTATATGATGGAGCCTGAATGGGATCTCCCACCTTTAGCATTTGCTGCAtttcatttcttattttaaacaaataaaatcttacTAAATCCAATTAAACTTAAAAGCTATTATTCCAAAAAGGGTAAGGattggaaaagagaaaagagtgaAGTAGATGAGCCTCATTGCCTGACCTTGAAGTAAAGATCAACCGTCCTGTAAAGCACGTCATGGCTCGTTAACCGACGGTGCATGGACTTCGCCACTATTAGAAAATCCTCGGGTGACATCGATATGACGTCGTCGAAACAAGGCACATTGACGCCGTCGCCGCCACCACCCTCCACTACTGAACTACTCAAGGCTTCAACACACCTGCTCCCCAGATACGCCGTCCTTTCCGCCTCCGGAAGCAGAGGCAGGCACGACCGAAAAACTATGGACGCGTACTCTCGGTTAACGTTGATAATCCGACGGAAGTATGCCTCCGTTATCTGCATGAGGTTCTCCTCCTCGCCATCACCATTGGTATCCGCCATTTCCAGTAGCTCGGCTGCTGTTCTGAGAGCAGCGATGTTGAACGGTGTTAGGACGATGTGGCTCCCGTAACAGAAGTCTGCTACAAGAGAGAAGGTTTCGGGCGTTATGTTGAGCGGTACTGGAGAGAGTGTGAAGTCCGAGATTTCCGTTATTTCTCGATTAAAGTAGGTGCTTCTTGTTGTCAGGGCATCCTATGAAGAAGATGAGACAGATAATAAGTGACCCCTGGCTTTTCCATTAATTACTCACCTGCTAATGTCTGCAAATTAATTAGCACCCTATTGatgatgaaattttattttattttcgtcCCATCCggggaaaaaaattacaaacagcactcttatttataaaaatttgattgtGAATCATGTGAATGTAATTACCCAGGTACTGTCACCCAAGAAAACGTACATCTTAATTTATAGGCCAGCAACTCGACAGGAATCAATggtggataaaaaaaaatacaaggaaatGGACCGTGAATCGACAACGACTAACCTTGTGCAGATGGAAGCACCTTCCATGAACACGAACCAAGATGTCTGTCTTCTGTCCCCTTGCCAAGGACCTAATTAAAAATAGTTGCTTAAGATATTACACAGTGTTTTCTGCAACTCGTGTGAAACTGGTATATGATAATAGacgaagaaaaaaaatcagtaaaaatagaaaaaagaaggggaaatatataaaaaggaaTTACGTAGGTACCATGCCTGTACTCTGGTATGGAGATCAGGAGTAGGAGGAGAGGACAGATCAGTAGGAGAAAGAGaaggggaggaggaggagaatccatattctttttcttcatctatCGTTTTCACAATACCTAGCTGTTTCCAAGGCCTCATTGCTTTAATCTTAGATAGCTTTTCCAGGCCCAGCAGCTCCTAATTCATCAGAGAGATGAGACTATAGCAGAAGAGTTTACTCTATTCAAAAACTAATTTGAATAATGCTTCTGCTACGCTGGCCTAGCTATGAGGAGCATTAGGGTTTGGGGGAAGGTGGGAAATTCCGTGCTGGGTTATGGATGGGTGAGGTGTATTAATGGCACGCATGTGATGACTCATAAATGCTAGCCTCAACTCATCCTTTCATAACCTTtcgtttttttctatttttctatttttacttttttaactcTGACGTACTTCATGACCACTGACCAGTTCGATCTAGACAGAGATCAATACACAGTCTTGCTGTTATTGTTACATTTGGTGGATAAATtgggaaaatatatttttgaattgTATCATTGTCGcttaattattttgtaaaaataaataaaatatgaaatttatattaaaaaattaattttttaataataaattctaccacttcttaaaataattacccgtcatttatgtattttatgattatatgtaaaattactcagagaaattatatttaaagttttaaaatatgcaaCTTTGGCCaattttgttttagaaaaaagttgataaatttgtgatttgtgttaagaaaaaaaagtaagtaCATGAAATCTACACATCTTAaaattgtatcaacattacccTCATGAGCATGAGATTAAAAAGCTCCTCAAAGACCCCAATCTGGGTGAGAAAGGTATCGAAAGGAGACCCCTATAGGTGGGTTGCTCCTGACTGATTTCTAGTCCTTTCGAACAAGGTACCGCGGTGAAGATGACAAATTTATTAGCGGACGTCTTTTATCTCGGGGATTAATAGAAAACTAGACCCTTATCTAGAGGAGTGAAAGTTCTTGGATACAtcgtcataaaaaaatttaatcaacattacttatatattttagatttctGTACAGGTAAATCTTTAATTCTGATTTTCATTGGAGGCAAAAAGTTGAGCTAATGcatattaaattgaaaaaatatagttacaaacataattgtgcactaatttgtgcactaatataatgtgattggtcaaaaaatagattttattaaaaacagtatcatttttaattttaactatgaataaatcagtattaatatacagattagtacacgattgtatttgtatgtagcaaaattctaTTAAATTAGTCTTGAATGTGCAAAATTGACATGTTTTGTCAATGCGGGCTTATACGACAGTAAGCCTGTCCCGAATAATTTGGGCTGTTTAAAGGACCCAATTCAGTAAGTTTAAAGGATCTGGCCCGAATTATATGTCGCGGTCCGAACAATGCTGACTCACAGCCACTCAATCGGAGGCCGGAACAAAACCCTACCTTTATACGGCACCGTTTGCAACTGATACCATTTCCTTTATAAATTCGAAGAAACCCTAGGCAGCCACTCTTACTCTCCCATTCTACCCAGCCGTTTCCtctgagacagagagagagagcgccaAGATGAAGTACAACCCAAGAGTCTCGAGCTCTCGCCGCAAAAGCCGGAAGGCACACTTCACGGCGCCGTCGAGCGTGAGGCGCGTGCTGATGAGCGCGCCACTCTCGAACGACCTGAGGAGCAAGTACAACGTGCGGTCGATGCCGGTGCGCAAGGACGATGAAGTCCAGGTGGTGCGCGGGACGTACAAGGGTCGCGAGGGCAAGGTGGTCCAGGTGTATCGACGGAAGTGGGTCATACACATCGAGCGGATCACCCGCGAGAAGGTGAACGGGTCAACTGTCAACGTCGGCATCAATCCATCCAAGGTGGTAATCACCAAGCTCCGCCTCGACAAGGACCGTAAGTCCCTTCTCGACCGCAAGGCCAAGGGTCGCTCTGCTGCGGACAAGGACAAGGGCTCCAAGTTCACTGCCGAGGATATCATGCAGACCGTCGATTAATTCAATATATCAAGGAAACATTTTTCTGGGACTTTCAAGCTTCTGTTATTACCTTTAGTATGTTCTTGAATGTTATATTTGTTGGATCTAAATATTTGGGTCTCTCGGAGGTCTGGATGTTTTGGTGTTTAAGTGATGAATGCGAAATTTATGAGTTTCTGCTAATAATTGTTTTTGGGTTTGGTTCATGTTTATAGGGTTTTGGTGATTCCCTGGCTGTTTGAAGTTAATTCTCGTAGCTGCATGGCATTTAACTATGATATTTTGGTTAACAATGTGTGCGATTTCGATATATCTACTTCTATAAATGTTGTGATCTTTGAAGGAGATAGCTTTTAACTCGAATTCTTGAGGCTCATTTGCACCTTACTGGTTTAGAGATTTGGTTTAGATATTCTAGATAACGTATGTACTTAGTTGTATGCTTTTGTAGGTCTTGTTTAACttgtagtttttgtttttatttttctgagatGTGAATGTCAGTATGGATCATTTGGGTTTTTACCAAATGAATTTTGTTGTGATAATCATGATGCTGCTTTTGTGACTGTTGATGCATGAGATTGGTAaatattagatgataattagATATCCCTTACACTCCCTGTGTCCTTCAACGAGGACTGCACATCTTTTTcatcaataaatattgtaaaaagcAAATGTTAATTATAAAGGGACTTTACATGGTTAGGTGTGACCCAATTTAATTGTCCTGTGTTAAAGCattattgtttatatttttggatGGTTCTTCCCCGTTCGCTTGTAATCATATGTTGTTGATTATGCTTATTAAGGTGTAGTTGATTTGAGCAATTTTGTTTCATGTAGATCTTCTTTATTCGGGCTTGAGGCATTAATGGATAATTGTGTTGCTTCAAGTTGTTCTTTTGAACCCTAGATCATGTTTCTTAGTTGATTTTGGTGTTACTGCCCATAAAGAAATTATGTGCTATTGATATAACCTGAATTAGTTCAGAGTTCCGCTGTTTACAACTCTGgtgttggctcaagtggtaaaggtcttgggcttgggggtatgctcctcCAAGTCTAAAGTTCAGATTTCCTtggatgcaaacaatctctatgGGTCATTGGACTTGAGGATTTTCTCATTGAATTACCGGTGGTGCACTTGTGTTCTTTGACGAGGGCCTGTGCAGTCTTGGGATTTGGTTGGGACATTGTTCCTaaacacccggtgccaatcaatcaatttttttttgattgatAAGTAACTCTGGTGTAATAAATACATCGGATAAACATTTCATCTGCAAAGGTACAAAGGGACATGGCTTCTTATGTTATGGCAGATCTATTTTACAGTAAAATGAATATTACAATCAGTCATACAACATCAATCAGTAAGTTTGTTTTTGTGACATTTCTCTATGGATCAAGCATTTCTCATACCCTCTCTATATTGACTGTAagatctaatatatttatcGAAAGTACCacaattttatttacataaactTGTATTGCACGCTTTCATATCATCGGCATTTCTAATCTTAGTAGGAAACCTGGGCATTAATAGCATGGTAATGCATGTATTCCTGACAAttagaaggaaaatgatagggccacagctggtggctcccgctggggGCCACCGCTggccctattttattttatttttttaattttttttttaatgattaagtaatttttttataatattattataatttttttatatttttttaaaatgtttaaaagtattaaaaaataatttaaaaaaaaaatcaaaaaagcaaaaaaatctttttaccTAATGGTGActcccagcgggagccaccaaCGGTGCCTGTAACACCGTCCCTTGGTGaggaactttttctttctttgacatgGCGAGCTGCCTTGATGGAACCAATAATAGTCTTGTACGTTGCAGCCCTGTATTTACATTTCACTCAGGTCTATAATTTGTACGTTTGGCATGGTGCCCTCCTGAATTTTATTTACACACCCAGGTGCCGTGAAGTGTGTGAATATTAATAGCGAGTGTTCGAACCCTCCATCAAATGTCAGAAGGGGTAAATTTCTGCTAGATTATAAAGTGAAATCGAGcattatatagatattttgatGTCCTTAATAGTATAAACGCGGCACAAACTTGAGGTAAACGTCGAGATGTAGATCAAGAGATTGGGAGACGGGCCACTGAGGTTTGTCTTCGAACCAGCGCAGTGATCAAACATGTCTTTCCCTCATAAATTGTTACATCCAGTTGGGACACCGATGTTTACTTCAAATCCCCCCCATATTCCCAGTACACAAAATGTGTAGCTGCATTCACCGACCTCTGTGCAGGATAGTTTCTCTAGCCTGTACGGTCGTCGCACTTTTGAGTTCCCACTCCTTGTTCCGTATTTGGAGAATTTGACGTAACGAGGTTGTAGCATTTGCGAGGATCTgagtattagtcaatttagaTACGTGGTTATGTTTGAGATCCCACTCCCACAACTAAAGGCTTGTCGTTATGCTTTGGACGCATTTGGATCTTCGTTGTCATACTTTAAGTGCCTGAAATGGAACCGATTTGCAATCCCAAAGGACATGTTCCAAAGGTATGCCTGTTACATCTAAACAGGCTTCGTATTCTTAAAACATATAAAGAAGACCTAAGATGATGCGTTGACAGTTCTACTACAATCACAAAAGCGTAATGTTGTCGCTATcttaaattttcttctctgagaGAAAAATGCAAAGAGGTTAGAGAAACGAAAGTGGAGAAGTTGGTGCTGATGGGAGAAATAGTAGCTAAAGACAATTTCTCTGCACTAAACAAGAGAAAAAGGATACTTTTGAAAGGGTAGGAATACTTTTGGAGTCCGTTTTATTTAGTAGTAGAGATGATCATGATACGAAGGCCTAGACTACTTTGCACCCTGCGAAAACATAATTTGAAGGTGACATTTTCAAGAACATACAAATTAGATGAAACTCCTCATATAAGGATTAGGGACAataaaatgtatggatgtcaaaATGCCCACGACCGGCGGAAAAATAGAAGACCATGGTAGAcctcaaatatcaaaacaattgATCCACAGTCATACAGAATCTCAGACAGATATATCTGTGGAACTAATTATTATGCGCTCCCTTCTAAGCGCCACCCCAAAAAAAATCATAGAAAATTATGTAGTCCAAATAGTATAATCTAACGGCAAAGACCTTCAGGGCTTGAGGGCAATAGCCAACCCGAACCGGGGATTTTTGTCCAAAGCCTTGGTATCAACTTCTCCAGAGATTGTTAGAACCGACTTTGGTATGACCTCATGTTGCAAGAGGGCCCCAAGCCTCCCATGGTTGTTGAGCTTTGCTTTCACCACTGTCAGATGATCAACTGCATATGACCCTCCAACTGTGAAAGTGTTCTCATTGGTAGAGAACCTTCTTGTGATCTCACCAACAGCAGCACTGTTCTTAAATTGATCCAGGTGATGCACATATGATGCTCTAATAGTGTCTCCCTTGTCACCCCTGAGAGAAAGGGATACAAAGTTTACAATCAAACAAAAAACTCTCCAAACTTCACTATAATTATTATTTCGCTAATTTGAATCGGTGGCCAATGTTGATGAGTAACTCACAATATTATTGCAGCAGATGAATCTGGTTTTGCCACACTAATGCCAGCAGTGTACTTCGCAAAATTACCAGAAGTAGTATCATAACCTGCCTCTGCACCAAAAGCAATGCTTGGGGTACCGATGGTAGCAGATACATCAATGCCAGGAGACTGGTTCAAACCAATAGCCGTTGTGAAGGTTGCATGGTCATGGAAGTATTGCACCTCCAACTGCCAAAGTAGATAGAGTACAAAATTCAACAAACCTAAATGTTAAGGCCACATACATAGTCATCAAAGAATTTCCCAGCATCAGAGGAGCAGATTCATACCTTTCCAGAGTTATAATCGGGCACTTTAAATGAAGCAATAGTCTTTGTTGATGGGAGAACCTCAGTGAAAGTAATAGTTGTCGAGATCTGCCAAGACAGACGGAGAGATACAACATGCTTTAGTGAACAAAAAAATTCACCATATCAGCATTTCAGACAAAGGCAACAACCCACATTTGAATCTGTATCAACTTTAACATCAATGACCGTATTCTTGTACTTGAACTGTGTGGCCACATCCCCAGTTGAAAGTCCTCCTTTCTTCACTGCTGTTGATGTGAGGGCCTGAAAAAAGAGGGAATTActctataaaacaaaaaattatcatttactATGTTTACTCCCCATAAGAGCATCAGCTTCCGGAGACTTTTTAGCCAAAACTTAAAGAAAATCAGTTAAAACCTTGTTGCATCCGGCTGAGTGTTTTGAGGAACAGGTTTAACTTTGCTACAGTAGCCCTAACTTTGAGAAGCTAATGTGGCAATTTgattactttattattttttttttctttgctctttttaaacgttttttttttcctactaaTGTGATAATATAAGTTGCGTTGAACGTGTTTTGTCTTAAtctattttaaaacttattttttttgctgttatttatgtttttatcattattgctagatttttatcatcctttgaaaatgagtttatcattaatagaaaatgaaagattttgaaaaaaaattactgtttGTGAGAGATAAAcaatttagaattttgaaaaaacaataGTTAGAGATGAATAGTTGAAAACGCAATGAAGACAAATAacccttatttaaaaaaaaaaaaagttgaagagaAATGAgctaaaaagaataaagaaagatTATCTTAATATAGTAGAGAAAGAATAGGTAGTGGGATATAGAAGGTATTGCAAAAG
Coding sequences within it:
- the LOC122304476 gene encoding BTB/POZ domain-containing protein At3g49900 isoform X1 — protein: MRPWKQLGIVKTIDEEKEYGFSSSSPSLSPTDLSSPPTPDLHTRVQAWSLARGQKTDILVRVHGRCFHLHKDALTTRSTYFNREITEISDFTLSPVPLNITPETFSLVADFCYGSHIVLTPFNIAALRTAAELLEMADTNGDGEEENLMQITEAYFRRIINVNREYASIVFRSCLPLLPEAERTAYLGSRCVEALSSSVVEGGGGDGVNVPCFDDVISMSPEDFLIVAKSMHRRLTSHDVLYRTVDLYFKGYSGKISDDLQAQICNSIDCNKLSPQLLLEAVQNPIMPLRFIVRAMLMEQLNTRRSILISSTAADHIQPCRQRTRSSSKDDGPITLGAILQREAALRQAAHLKAAMDATSSRIQSLEKELNVMKKLLNEPEILQRSILMGSGRSSSFHYGSENKIERGDRGSASSASLRCHVRSGEKAVGGSSSWDKGSCNNVGSTPKNIRRRLINGLKSAFWISKSPSTNGIESRKSSMSRSMDRKGSGDHG
- the LOC122304476 gene encoding BTB/POZ domain-containing protein At3g49900 isoform X2 yields the protein MKKKNMDSPPPPLLFLLLICPLLLLLISIPEYRSLARGQKTDILVRVHGRCFHLHKDALTTRSTYFNREITEISDFTLSPVPLNITPETFSLVADFCYGSHIVLTPFNIAALRTAAELLEMADTNGDGEEENLMQITEAYFRRIINVNREYASIVFRSCLPLLPEAERTAYLGSRCVEALSSSVVEGGGGDGVNVPCFDDVISMSPEDFLIVAKSMHRRLTSHDVLYRTVDLYFKGYSGKISDDLQAQICNSIDCNKLSPQLLLEAVQNPIMPLRFIVRAMLMEQLNTRRSILISSTAADHIQPCRQRTRSSSKDDGPITLGAILQREAALRQAAHLKAAMDATSSRIQSLEKELNVMKKLLNEPEILQRSILMGSGRSSSFHYGSENKIERGDRGSASSASLRCHVRSGEKAVGGSSSWDKGSCNNVGSTPKNIRRRLINGLKSAFWISKSPSTNGIESRKSSMSRSMDRKGSGDHG
- the LOC122304490 gene encoding 60S ribosomal protein L26-1, with translation MKYNPRVSSSRRKSRKAHFTAPSSVRRVLMSAPLSNDLRSKYNVRSMPVRKDDEVQVVRGTYKGREGKVVQVYRRKWVIHIERITREKVNGSTVNVGINPSKVVITKLRLDKDRKSLLDRKAKGRSAADKDKGSKFTAEDIMQTVD
- the LOC122304484 gene encoding mitochondrial outer membrane protein porin 2-like — its product is MGKGPGLFSDIGKKAKDLLTKDYSSDQKFSVSTYSDAGVALTSTAVKKGGLSTGDVATQFKYKNTVIDVKVDTDSNISTTITFTEVLPSTKTIASFKVPDYNSGKLEVQYFHDHATFTTAIGLNQSPGIDVSATIGTPSIAFGAEAGYDTTSGNFAKYTAGISVAKPDSSAAIILGDKGDTIRASYVHHLDQFKNSAAVGEITRRFSTNENTFTVGGSYAVDHLTVVKAKLNNHGRLGALLQHEVIPKSVLTISGEVDTKALDKNPRFGLAIALKP